A single genomic interval of Apis cerana isolate GH-2021 linkage group LG14, AcerK_1.0, whole genome shotgun sequence harbors:
- the LOC107995476 gene encoding small ribosomal subunit protein bS16m — translation MPRLPLHPSSGTGISNLWPKTIRCVRYGCANRPFFHIVVMNTKHRQHKPPIEQLGTYDPLPNKYNEKIVAFNFERIQYWLGQNVTVSKPVAILLGLAGFFPIHPKTYLISWRKRRAIEEAKANETLESGTKIEAVD, via the exons ATGCCACGATTACCATTACATCCTTCATCTGGAACtggtatttctaatttatggCCTAAAACAATACGATGTGTTCGTTACGGATGTGCCAATAGACCTTTCTTTCATATTGTTGTTATGAAT actAAACATAGGCAACATAAACCTCCAATAGAACAATTAGGCACATATGATCCCTTGCCAAATaagtataatgaaaaaatagttGCTTTCAATTTTGAACGTATACAATATTGGTTGGGACAAAATGTTACAGTATCAAAACCAGTAGCAATACTTTTAGGACTTGCAGGTTTTTTTCCAATACATCCAAAAACATATTTGATATCATGGAGGAAGCGAAGAGCTATTGAAGAAGCAAAAGCAAATGAAACATTAGAATCAGGAACAAAAATAGAAGCTGTAGACTAA